AACCCCTGATTTGCAATTCTAGTATTCTCATGAATCATCTTTCTCACCATTATCCCAACTAAAGTCTTAAATCACACCACACCAAATGAACCAACCCCAATAAGTGAAGAAAAACACAAAACAGAACCCTGAGACTGACCATGATAACAAGCTTCTTCGATCAATTTGCAAGCCCATCCTTCCTAGGAATCCCACTTATTGCTATTGCAATCGCACTACCGTGACTTCTTTTCCCAACCCCACCATCCCGGTGAATCAACAATCGACTTATCACCCTCCAAACATGATTCATTAACCGATTCACTAACCAATTAATAATGCCCTTAAATGTGGGAGGACATAAATGGGCACTACTATTAGCCTCATTAATAGTATTCCTTATCACCATCAATATATTAGGCCTTCTCCCATATACTTTCACACCTACAACGCAACTATCACTAAATATAGGATTTGCTGTGCCACTATGACTTGCCACCGTAATTATTGGAATGCGAAACCAACCAACGGTTGCCCTCGGACATCTTCTACCAGAAGGAACGCCCATTCCCCTAATCCCCGTACTAATTATTATCGAGACAATTAGCCTATTTATTCGCCCATTAGCCCTAGGCGTTCGACTTACAGCCAATTTAACTGCGGGCCACTTATTAATTCAACTCATCGCCACAGCTGTATTCGTCCTACTGCCGATAATACCCACAGTAGCCATCTTAACCGCCGCCGTTCTCTTCCTCCTAACACTCCTAGAAGTCGCAGTGGCAATAATTCAAGCTTATGTATTTGTACTACTCCTAAGCCTCTACCTGCAAGAAAACGTCTAATGGCCCACCAAGCACATGCATATCATATGGTTGATCCAAGCCCATGACCACTAACCGGAGCCGTCGGTGCTCTATTAATAACATCCGGCCTAGCAATCTGGTTCCACTTCCACTCAACAACACTAATAACCCTCGGGATAATCCTTCTACTCCTCACAATATTCCAATGATGACGTGACATTATTCGAGAAGGAACATTCCAAGGCCACCACACACCGCCAGTACAAAAAGGACTACGTTATGGAATAATCCTATTTATTACTTCAGAGGTATTCTTTTTCCTGGGATTCTTCTGAGCCTTCTACCACTCAAGTCTAGCACCAACACCAGAGCTGGGAGGATGCTGACCCCCAACAGGAATTATTACATTAGACCCCTTCGAAGTTCCCCTCCTCAACACAGCTGTGCTACTAGCATCGGGGGTAACGGTCACATGAGCCCATCATAGCATCATAGAAGGTGAACGAAAACAAGCCATCCAATCTCTTGCACTTACAATTCTACTAGGACTCTACTTCACTGCCCTCCAAGCCATGGAGTACTACGAAGCACCCTTCACAATCGCAGACGGAGTATACGGCTCTACATTCTTTGTGGCCACAGGATTCCACGGACTACATGTCATTATCGGATCATCATTCCTGGCTGTCTGTCTTCTTCGCCAAGTCCAATACCACTTTACATCCGAACATCATTTCGGCTTCGAAGCCGCTGCTTGATATTGACACTTTGTTGACGTAGTATGACTATTCCTCTACGTATCCATCTACTGATGAGGCTCATAATCTTTCTAGTATTAAAGTTAGTACAAGTGACTTCCAATCATTTAGTCTTGGTTAAACCCCAGGGAAAGATAATGAACCTAATCATAACCATCCTCACCATCACAGTAGCCCTATCCTCAATCCTAGCAATCGTATCCTTCTGACTACCTCAAATAAATCCGGACGCAGAAAAACTATCCCCCTATGAGTGTGGATTCGACCCACTTGGATCCGCCCGACTACCCTTCTCACTACGATTCTTCCTAGTAGCAATCCTGTTCCTCCTATTTGACCTAGAAATTGCCCTCCTTCTCCCCCTGCCATGAGGAGACCAACTCCACAATCCCACCGGAACATTCTTTTGAGCCGCTACAGTCCTAATCTTATTAACCCTAGGACTAATTTACGAATGAACCCAGGGCGGCCTAGAATGAGCAGAATAGGGAGTTAGTCCAAAATAAGACCTCTGATTTCGGCTCAGAAAATTATGGTTTAAGTCCATAACCCCCTTATGACACCAGTACATTTTAGCTTTAGTTCAGCATTCATTTTAGGATTAATAGGACTAGCGTTCCACCGCACCCACCTGCTCTCCGCACTCCTGTGCTTGGAAGGTATAATACTATCCCTATTTATTGCACTAGCCCTATGGGCCTTACAATTCGAATCAACAAGCTTCTCCGCAGCCCCCATACTACTACTAGCCTTCTCCGCCTGCGAAGCAAGCACGGGCCTTGCACTCCTAGTAGCCACAGCCCGAACTCACGGGACCGACCGTTTACAAAACCTCAATCTTCTACAATGCTAAAAGTACTAATCCCCACTGTTATATTATTCCCAACAATTTGATTAACTTCCCCCAAATGACTATGAACAACCACAACCGCACATAGTCTCTTAATTGCCCTTATTAGCCTCACATGATTAAAATGAACATCAGAAACCGGATGAACTATGTCCAACTCGTATCTAGCCACAGACCCACTCTCAACCCCCCTTCTAGTACTAACATGTTGACTTCTTCCATTAATAATTCTAGCCAGTCAAAATCATATCAACCCTGAACCTATCAGCCGACAACGTCTATACATTACCCTCCTCACCTCACTACAAACTTTCCTAATTATAGCATTCGGTGCCACCGAAATCATCATATTTTATATTATATTCGAGGCTACACTCATCCCAACTCTTATTATTATCACTCGATGGGGAAACCAAACTGAACGCCTCAATGCAGGAACTTATTTCCTATTCTACACCCTAGCAGGGTCCCTCCCACTACTAGTCGCCCTTCTCCTACTTCAACAATCCACCGGGACCCTGTCCATGTTAGTAATCCAATACTCTCAACCCATACTCCTAAACTCCTGAGGCCACAAAATCTGGTGAGCCGGCTGCTTAATCGCATTCCTAGTAAAAATACCACTATACGGGGTACACCTGTGACTACCAAAAGCACATGTTGAAGCCCCAGTCGCAGGGTCCATAGTACTAGCGGCAGTACTACTAAAACTAGGAGGATACGGAATAATACGAATAATAATCATGCTAGACCCACTATCCAAGGAACTAGTATACCCATTTATCATTCTAGCATTATGAGGCATCATCATGACTGGATCAATTTGTCTTCGACAGACAGACCTCAAGTCCCTAATTGCCTACTCATCCGTTAGCCACATAGGACTTGTAGCAGGTGGAATTCTAATCCAAACTCCATGAGGATTCTCAGGGGCTATTATTTTAATAATCGCCCATGGACTAGTGTCTTCAATACTATTCTGCTTAGCCAACACAGCCTATGAACGAACACATAGCCGAACCATAATTCTTGCCCGAGGATTACAAATAATCTTTCCATTAACAGCGGTATGATGATTTATCGCCAACCTAGCCAACCTAGCACTACCCCCGCTACCTAACCTAATAGGAGAACTAATAATTATTACAACCCTATTTAACTGATCACCATGAACTATTGCACTCACAGGAGCAGGAACATTAATCACAGCAGGCTACTCCCTATATATATTCCTAATATCTCAACGAGGTCCAACACCAAGCCACATCACCAAACTCCCGCCATTTCACACCCGAGAACACCTATTAATAGCTCTTCACCTAATTCCAGTAATCCTCCTTGTCACAAAACCAGAACTTATATGAGGCTGATGCTACTAGTAAGTATAGTTTAACCAAAACATTAGACTGTGATTCTAAAGACAGGAGTTAAAATCCCCTTACTCACCAAGGAAGGACAGAAATCAATAAGTACTGCTAATCCTTATGCACCACGGTTAAAATCCGCGGCTTCCTCACGCTTCTGAAGGATAACAGTTCATCCATTGGTCTTAGGAACCAAAAACTCTTGGTGCAAATCCAAGTGGAAGCTATGAATCCAACAACCCTAATTATATCATCCTCACTTATTCTAGTCATCACTATCCTTATATTCCCCCTACTAACAACACTAAGCCCCAAACCACAAAAACCAGAGTGAGCAAGTACACATGTTAAAACCGCCGTCAGCACCTCATTTTTTATCAGCCTTCTCCCACTCATAATTTTCCTAGACCAAGGAATAGAAAGCATCACCACAAACTGACAATGAATAAATACACACATGTTTGATACAAACATCAGCTTTAAGTTCGACCACTACTCCCTCATTTTCACCCCCATTGCCCTCTACGTCACCTGATCTATCCTAGAGTTTGCATTATGGTACATACACTCTGACCCAAACATGAACCGATTCTTCAAATATCTGCTCCTATTCCTAGTAGCCATAATCACCCTGGTTACAGCCAACAACATATTCCAGCTATTTATTGGCTGAGAAGGTGTTGGGATTATATCATTCCTACTAATCGGATGATGATACGGGCGAGCGGACGCTAACACAGCGGCCCTCCAAGCCGTTATCTACAACCGAGTAGGGGACATCGGACTAATCCTAAGCATAGCATGGTTCGCAATAAACCTTAACTCCTGAGAAATCCAGCAAATCTTCTTCCTATCAAAAAACTTCGACATGACAAT
This genomic window from Megalobrama amblycephala mitochondrion, complete genome contains:
- the ATP8 gene encoding ATP synthase F0 subunit 8, whose product is MPQLNPNPWFAILVFSWIIFLTIIPTKVLNHTTPNEPTPMSEEKHKTEPWDWPW
- the ATP6 gene encoding ATP synthase F0 subunit 6 is translated as MMTSFFDQFASPSFLGIPLIAIAIALPWLLFPTPPSRWINNRLITLQTWFINRFTNQLMMPLNVGGHKWALLLASLMVFLITINMLGLLPYTFTPTTQLSLNMGFAVPLWLATVIIGMRNQPTVALGHLLPEGTPIPLIPVLIIIETISLFIRPLALGVRLTANLTAGHLLIQLIATAVFVLLPMMPTVAILTAAVLFLLTLLEVAVAMIQAYVFVLLLSLYLQENV
- the COX3 gene encoding cytochrome c oxidase subunit III (TAA stop codon is completed by the addition of 3' A residues to the mRNA) — protein: MAHQAHAYHMVDPSPWPLTGAVGALLMTSGLAIWFHFHSTTLMTLGMILLLLTMFQWWRDIIREGTFQGHHTPPVQKGLRYGMILFITSEVFFFLGFFWAFYHSSLAPTPELGGCWPPTGIITLDPFEVPLLNTAVLLASGVTVTWAHHSIMEGERKQAIQSLALTILLGLYFTALQAMEYYEAPFTIADGVYGSTFFVATGFHGLHVIIGSSFLAVCLLRQVQYHFTSEHHFGFEAAAWYWHFVDVVWLFLYVSIYWWGS
- the ND3 gene encoding NADH dehydrogenase subunit 3 (TAA stop codon is completed by the addition of 3' A residues to the mRNA) encodes the protein MNLIMTILTITVALSSILAIVSFWLPQMNPDAEKLSPYECGFDPLGSARLPFSLRFFLVAILFLLFDLEIALLLPLPWGDQLHNPTGTFFWAATVLILLTLGLIYEWTQGGLEWAE
- the ND4L gene encoding NADH dehydrogenase subunit 4L, which gives rise to MTPVHFSFSSAFILGLMGLAFHRTHLLSALLCLEGMMLSLFIALALWALQFESTSFSAAPMLLLAFSACEASTGLALLVATARTHGTDRLQNLNLLQC
- the ND4 gene encoding NADH dehydrogenase subunit 4 (TAA stop codon is completed by the addition of 3' A residues to the mRNA); translated protein: MLKVLIPTVMLFPTIWLTSPKWLWTTTTAHSLLIALISLTWLKWTSETGWTMSNSYLATDPLSTPLLVLTCWLLPLMILASQNHINPEPISRQRLYITLLTSLQTFLIMAFGATEIIMFYIMFEATLIPTLIIITRWGNQTERLNAGTYFLFYTLAGSLPLLVALLLLQQSTGTLSMLVIQYSQPMLLNSWGHKIWWAGCLIAFLVKMPLYGVHLWLPKAHVEAPVAGSMVLAAVLLKLGGYGMMRMMIMLDPLSKELVYPFIILALWGIIMTGSICLRQTDLKSLIAYSSVSHMGLVAGGILIQTPWGFSGAIILMIAHGLVSSMLFCLANTAYERTHSRTMILARGLQMIFPLTAVWWFIANLANLALPPLPNLMGELMIITTLFNWSPWTIALTGAGTLITAGYSLYMFLMSQRGPTPSHITKLPPFHTREHLLMALHLIPVILLVTKPELMWGWCY